TCATGAAGGCTCTGCAAACCGATTTATTCAGTTTTGTGAACCTGCATTATTATTATTTTTTTCAGCGAAATTATCCAGCGGTCGAACTGGCGCGCGAAAAGGATATCGGAGTGTTTATCATATCCCCGAATGAGAAGGGAGGGATGCTCTGGAATCCATCGGACAAGGTTCGGGATTTATGCAAACCGCTCACGCCGATTCAGTTCAACGGGCGATTTTGTCTGAGTCATCCGCAAGTCACGACGCTCAGCTATGGCATCCACGAGCCGGAGCATTTCGAGCAAAACCTCGCCATCTTGACGGGCGGCTCCTACCGCGAGGAAGAGGAGGTGCGGGTTCGCCAGCGTATGGACGCTCCATTAGAGATGTTGCCCCGGCAATGCACTTATTGTAGCGAGTGTTTGCCTTGCCCGGAGAATATCAATATCCCCGAAATCCTGCGGTTTCGGAACCTGTTGAAAGCCTATGATATGGAGACCTACGGGCGCTTTCGCTACAATATGCTGGAGGAGCACGGTCACTGGTTTCCCGGAAGTTTTGCTTTTGCCTGCACGCAGTGCGGGGACTGCCTGCCAAAATGCCCTGAAAAACTGGACATCCCGGTCTTGTTGGATGAAACGCATAAAGCGCTGTTCGATCGTAAGTCCTATCTCAAAACCCAGGTCAAAAATAAGATCAAATCCCTTCTGAATTTCTTTAAAAGCTGATTTAATTTGTCTCTCTCCTGAATTACTTATGTATTTTCAATGGCTTTTCAATTAACTCCCGTTGGCCTGGCTCCAGCCTTCCTTGCCTTAGGGTGTGTCCCCTCAACTACCGCAATTTGAATAGCATTCCGAACCCCAATTTATAAAATCTG
This window of the Candidatus Nitrohelix vancouverensis genome carries:
- a CDS encoding aldo/keto reductase is translated as MEYRRFGRTNESISVITLGGMRFKNVWTPPRDRLPKESIAHCIDITRRALDHGINHIETAYGYVKSEHLYGLALQELKTPREQFKMMTKGAPKTADETRELVERQLDALKLDYVDFYGWHGINNDELLATAVKTGGPVETLLRMKEEGLIRHVGFSTHGPLDVIMKALQTDLFSFVNLHYYYFFQRNYPAVELAREKDIGVFIISPNEKGGMLWNPSDKVRDLCKPLTPIQFNGRFCLSHPQVTTLSYGIHEPEHFEQNLAILTGGSYREEEEVRVRQRMDAPLEMLPRQCTYCSECLPCPENINIPEILRFRNLLKAYDMETYGRFRYNMLEEHGHWFPGSFAFACTQCGDCLPKCPEKLDIPVLLDETHKALFDRKSYLKTQVKNKIKSLLNFFKS